The Hemicordylus capensis ecotype Gifberg chromosome 6, rHemCap1.1.pri, whole genome shotgun sequence genome window below encodes:
- the LOC128331800 gene encoding olfactory receptor 12D1-like: MENQTEINHFILMSLTDREELQNFLFALFLILYLATVLGNGTIVCVVVGERRLHTPMYFFLSNLSCLDICYSSVILPKMLSGFLLAHRRISFIGCITQLHFFHFLGSSEALLLAAMAYDRYVAICNPLHYPIIMCRHTYILLAAATWTMGFFHALMHTIMTSRLHFCGPNIIQHFFCDIKPLLRLACSRTLLNLSLLNIVTGLIVIIPFFLTLISYLYIIFFLLMKVQSHSGRWKAFSTCTSHLTVVGLLYVPVLFNYLPPSSGDSPQRDMIATLMYSVVTSVLNPLIYTLRNQEMKSAVRRTIGRLLLSLRM; this comes from the coding sequence ATGGAGAATCAGACAGAGATCAATCACTTCATACTGATGAGTCTAACAGATCGAGAGGAACTTCAGAACttcttgtttgccctctttttGATCCTCTATCTAGCAACTGTGCTAGGAAATGGCACCATTGTGTGTGTGGTAGTGGGGGAGCGCCGGCTTCACACTCCTATGTATTTCTTCCTCAGTAACCTCTCTTGCCTGGACATTTGCTACTCTTCAGTCATCCTTCCCAAGATGCTCTCTGGCTTCCTCTTGGCCCACAGAAGAATTTCCTTTATCGGATGCATCACCCAGCTCCATTTCTTCCAttttctgggcagcagtgagGCTCTTCTTCTGGCTGCCATGGCATACGATCGGTATGTGGCAATCTGCAACCCACTACACTACCCAATAATTATGTGTAGGCACACGTATATTCTGTTGGCAGCCGCCACTTGGACCATGGGGTTCTTCCATGCCCTGATGCACACCATAatgacctcccgactacatttctgTGGACCAAATATCATTCAACATTTCTTTTGTGACATCAAGCCGCTTTTGAGACTGGCCTGCAGTCGCACATTGCTCAACCTCAGCCTCCTCAACATTGTCACAGGGTTAATTGTCATTATTCCCTTTTTTCTAACACTCATCTCCTACCTCTACATCATCTTTTTCCTCTTAATGAAGGTCCAGTCACACAGTGGGAGATGGAAGGCCTTCTCCACCTGCACCTCCCATCTCACAGTTGTAGGTTTGCTCTATGTGCCAGTCCTGTTCAACTACCTTCCACCCTCCTCAGGAGACTCAccacagagagacatgatagccACCCTCATGTACAGTGTAGTGACCTCTGTCTTGAACCCTCTGATCTACACTCTGAGGAACCAGGAGATGAAATCAGCTGTGAGGAGAACCATAGGCAGACTACTACTCTCTTTAAGAATGTGA
- the LOC128331207 gene encoding olfactory receptor 12D1-like encodes MENKTMVSKFILLGLTNLQELQHFLFLFFLLLYLCSLLGNTTIIFVVLSEPRLHTPMYFFLSNLSCLDICYATVTMPKMLAGFIVRPQTISFTGCLAQLHFFHFTGSSEGVLLAVMAYDRCLAICNPLRYTMIMNKYVCLSLSVATWTTGFCHALMHTVMTSQLHFCGPNLVQHFFCDIKPLLRLACGSIKLNISLLNIVTGLVVMIPFILTLLSYLYIITFLLLKVQSREARWKAFSTCSSHLTVVALLYVPVLFNYLPPTSGDSPQWNMLTTLMYNVGVSVLNPLVYTLRNKEMKSAIQKMLNRKVIH; translated from the coding sequence ATGGAGAACAAGACAATGGTGAGCAAGTTCATCTTATTGGGCCTGACCAATCTTCAAGAACTGCaacatttcctcttccttttcttcctgctGCTATACCTCTGCAGTCTGCTAGGAAACACTACCATCATCTTTGTGGTTCTGTCTGAGCCTCGACTTCACAcacccatgtacttcttcctcaGCAATCTTTCCTGCCTGGACATTTGCTATGCTACAGTCACCATGCCCAAGATGTTGGCTGGCTTTATAGTAAGGCCTCAGACTATTTCTTTCACTGGGTGTCTGGCCCAACTCCATTTCTTCCACTTCACAGGAAGCAGCGAAGGTGTTCTTTTGGCAGTCATGGCATATGACCGCTGTTTGGCAATATGCAACCCTCTACGCTACACCATGATTATGAACAAATATGTTTGCTTGTCACTTTCAGTGGCCACTTGGACCACTGGATTCTGCCATGCACTGATGCACACCGTGATGACCTCCCAACTGCACTTCTGTGGCCCAAACCTTGTTCAGCATTTCTTCTGTGACATCAAACCCCTCTTGAGATTGGCCTGTGGTAGCATCAAACTCAACATCAGCCTCCTCAATATTGTGACTGGCTTAGTTGTCATGATCCCTTTCATCCTCACACTTCTCTCCTACCTCTATATCATCACTTTCCTCCTCCTGAAGGTCCAGTCGCGTGAAGCCAGATGGAAGGCCTTCTCTACCTGCAGCTCCCACCTAACAGTTGTGGCTTTGCTCTATGTACCTGTCCTGTTCAATTATTTGCCCCCTACCTCTGGAGACTCACCACAATGGAACATGCTGACCACCCTCATGTACAATGTAGGTGTTTCAGTACTAAACCCCCTTGTTTACACTCTGAGGAATAAAGAGATGAAATCCGCCATACAGAAAATGCTGAACAGAAAAGTTATTCACTGA